The following nucleotide sequence is from Pedobacter sp. PACM 27299.
TGCAATTGCCGCTTAAAGAAATTGGCTATGGTTATACCGTTTCTATGTGGTTAAAACCGGATCAAAAGTCGGTAGGAGAGCGGATCTTATTTAGCTCAGCGAATGGGGTAGTTAAATCCTCTACTAAATCTCAAAAACTGGGTTTCTCCAGAGAAGGAATGGATTATGAATTTAATTACCAATTGCCATCAAATGAATGGACACAGGTAGTGATCACTGGTGACCATAAAGGAACTTCATTGTTCATCAATGGAAAACTTCAGGAGAAGATGATGGGTAAGGAAATCTTATTCCCGGATACCAAAGCAAAAATGTTAAAAGTAGAAACTTTGGTGTTTCCATTGCAGACTTTGGGCAGTGCGAAAAATGGTTTCTTGGGTGCGGTAGATGATTTGAAAGTGTTTAATAAAATGCTTTCTGATGAAGAGATTAGTAAAGCTTATTTAAATAAAGGGCTGGTTTCAAAATAAAGAAACGTACCAGGATTATAATATTGGGGGAGCGTCCGGGTCATTATGACTTGGGCGCTTTATTATTTAAGGAAATTTGGATTTGAGTTTGATCTCTGATTAAAGGATAAGCAACATCCGCCTGTATTTTCAGATCAGGCGATTGACTGCCTTAAAGTATGCAGCTAAGTATTGGAAAGCAGGCAGCTAAGCTTCAGATGGCGTTTATGGACACCAGAATTTGGAAAATGAAACTCCTAAGTAGCGCTGCGACAATCCAATAGGATCACTGCGGAGGCATCCCAGCAGTGATATTAGTTCGACAAATCATCATTTCTGATTTCGTTTTTACTCTTTTTCAATCCGTTCTTTAGACCACCAAAATTATAATTCAGACTGATCCGGAAGCTGCGGAAATACTCCTGACTACTGCTGAATTGCTGGAAATTATAGCCAAACCATTCATTACTGGAATTACGGTATTTTGTAAATGGATTCTTGAGACCTATCGCAAAACCCAGTTTGTCTTTAAGGATTTCCTTGTTTAGTCCGATCTCAGTACTGATTAGCCCATTTGAACTGCCTTGTAAACCATTGGGATTGCGGCTGATGATATTTAAGTTTGCATTTACGCGCCATCCACTGATCATATTCAACGCATTAGATAAGGATAGGAAATAGGTGTAGCGATCGTTATTCACGATAACCCCATCACTTGGTCCTGATAACCACAGGTACATCACCTGACCGTTTATACCCAAATGATACCACTTGGTAATAGGGTATGCAAAGTTGAAATTCATACCCAAACTTTTAGCTTTACCCACATTGGCGAAAGTCGTACTGGTGACCTGATTTTCGGGATCATAACTGCTGATTTTAAGGTCCAGGTTGTTCATGAACGAATAGTCCAGCGCAAGATTTACTGATAATTTTTTGTTGCTGCTAAAACCAGTCTGTAAACTATTCATCAATACCGGTCGAAGATTCGGATTGCCTGTGGATTCTATATTTGGATTTGATCTGTCGGTGTAAGGATTAAGCCTGTTTATTCCTGGTCGCCTGATCCTTTGAGACCATCCGAAATTGAGGCTGCTGCCATTCTTAAAGTTTTTACCAATGGCTATAGCAGGGAGTAGCTGGTTGTAGCTCTGATTTGCAATGGCTCCTGAAGATAGGAAGCTGGCCCGCATTATGGTATGCTCCAATCGAAGGCCCAGGCTAAAATTCCATTGGTCTAAGGCCAGTTGATAGGCATTGTATACACTAAAAACGTTTTGTGTATGCTGATACTGATCCGAAAGGGAGGGAACTGGTTCAAACTGCCCTGATCGTTCGGCTAATGAATCGTATTCAAAATCACTTCCGCTTTTTCTAAAAATGGCTTTTAAACCCGTTTCAATATTGATTCTTTTCATCCGGCTTGTAAAATCTAGTTGAGCGGTCTGCTCTTTAAATTGCTGCTGTCCATTTTGCTGGTAGTCGGCCGTGTTGTGGTTCAGCTGATTCGAAAAGTCAACTTTCGTATACTGATCTCCTGGATTGTCGATATATCTGTAAGAAAGGGTAAGGAATTGGTTTTTGGTGGATTTGAAACCTAACTGATAATTAATTGCGGCATCCGTCCCATAGGAATGATCAATATGCTGATTTGCAAAATTATAGCGCTGTACGGCCATGTTTTCCCTTGCTAAAAAAGCAGTGGTGTATTGATTTCCTTTTGTACGGTTGCCATTGCTGTTAAATTGACCTGAAATTAATTGCAGAGAATCAATTTCATAGCTGAGCTCCGTTCCAAAATAGCCGTTACGCTGATCTGAGGTACTGAATCCATGTTGCTGAAGACTGGATAAACTTTGATCTGAACTTGTTCTGTTGTTTTGGAAACTGGTTGCTGGACTGTGAGAAATACCTGCTCCTGCAAAGGCGGAGATTCCAAATCGCCCCAATTTAGCCGTAAATGAGCCACCGGCGCCTGGCCCGCCAACTGGTCCGCTGCCATTCAAATTCAAACTGCCTTTGTAGCCATCACTTAGTTTTTTATTGGTGATGATGTTGATGATGCCTGCAAGACCTTCTGCATCATATTTTGAAGGAGGAGTAGTGATCACTTCGATTTTTTGAATGGTAGCGGCAGGCATACTACTGAGTATGGCGCTGAGGTTGCCATTTACGATACTGGAAGGTTTGCCATTGATCAGTACCTGATAGCTCGAGTTTCCCTTCAATAAGACCCGGTCGCTGCCATCTAAGGAGAGGAAAGGGATTTTATGGATCATGCCAAGGACGCTGCTGCCTTTGCTTTCCGGATCAGCCTGCAAATCATAAATAATGCGGTCTGGCTGATGCTGTATGATCGGCCTCTCCGAAATAATAGCCACATCTTTTAAAGAATTGACCTGCGGTTGCAACAAGATGGTACCCAGTTGACTTCCCTTGTTTAAAACGGCGATATGAAGGATTTTTTGCTGATAACCAATTGCGGTAATGCTGATCCAGTAAGACTTTTCTTGTAATGCTGGAAAGGTAAATGTCCCGCTATCTTTTGTAACCAATGCCTTTAGTTGTTCATTTTTATCATTCTTCAACCTGATGGTGATCAACGACAGTGGCTGCCGACTAATCGAATCTACTATTTTGCCAGAAAGCGGGTAAGTATTGGGGCTGTTTTGAGCAACTGCAGTTTTATGCACCATTAAAAGTATGCCGATGAGGAGAATTGTAAAGACTGGCTGGAGTTTGGTTTTCATGGTGGTAGGTAGATTTGTATGGTTTCTAAAGGTGAAAATTAGGGCATGCCAATCCCTTATCGTGCTGATACACAATTCAGGAGGTAGTTGAAAAAATTTGAATGGTTGGGCTAGGCCTTAAGGCTGCTTTCTGTTTTTTGCCTGTATGATTAAATAATAGGTCAAAAAGCCAATCGCAATAAAGATGCTGAGCACCCCATAAGGCAATGGAGAATCTACCGCACTAAAAGGTAAATATTCCAGAACAATAAGGCCAAACCCAGTAAAAAACAGAATCAATCCCCATTTTAAAGCTGCTGTACTATAATTGCCCAGTGCTGATAAGATTTTGACAGTAGATTCATTGATCGGCCCTGCTTCAAGGATTCTCTTTTTTAGCCTGTAATTCAGCACGGCAATGATTAGAACTGCAATAATGATAAAAAACAGAATGACGATTATAAATGGAAGTAGCTGTTTCATGATAATGTTTTGATAGTGATTTGATACAGTAGTCAATAAAAGAGATGATGTGGTTGCAAGTATTTTTTATTAATTTTTGCAACCGTATACTACAAACGGCTGACTACTGTCATATGCTCGACGATAAGGAAATTGTATCCAGGATAATGAAGGAAGATTTCCATGCTTTTGAGCAACTGGTCAAAGCGCATAAAAAACTGGTATTCTTTGTGATTAATCGCCTTGTATATGGCCTACAGGACAAAGAAGATATTTGTCAGGAAGTTTTTATTAAGGTATATAAAAGTCTGCCGCATTTTAAATTTGAATCTAAACTATCTACCTGGATTGCTCGTATCGCCTATTTAACCGCCGTCAACTATATTAAGAAGTATAAAAAAGGGTTCGAATCGGAATATCCTGATCATATTGACCAGTACCATTTTACAGAAGAAACTCCGGAACTGGTCTTCAGTAAAAAGAATATCTCGGAGTACATCAACCAGCTGATTGCTCAAATGCCTTTACCATACCGAACTGCTATCACTTTATATCATCTGAATGAATTCAGCTGTAAGGAGATTGAACAGATTACCGGTACGCCTGAAGGAACCGTAAAAAGCAATTTGTTCCGGGCAAGAAAACTGCTGAAAGAAAAAATAGAGAAAGATTTTAAAAACGAACCATTATGAAAGAACTGAATGAGGAGGAGATACAACGCTTACTAGAAGAAAATCTCCATTTTCCTGTGGAATTATCCGGCGATGAAGAAAATAAAAATCTGGAAAAATATCGTTTTCTGTTTGAGCAATTGAAAGAGGAACCGAAAGAGGGCTTACCTTTTGGTTTCGCTGTAAGCGTCAAAAAACGCTTACAGGCACAACTGAATCGTAAAAAAGACGCTAAGTTTTACCTGGCTACTTTTGTGGCGCTCAGCCTCAGCTTTGCTTTGTTTTACACTTTACTGCAAATTATTAATGGAAATGCTGCCGATCAATTCATTGCAGTGCTACTGAAATTTAAGTGGGCAATTGTAATGGGCACGCTGGTGTTTTTAAGCATTCTATATTTAGACCAGAAATTAGTCAAAGAACGCATGGAGTAGTTGTTTTGGACGCTGTTTTGGCCGCATAAAGATTCAGCTGCTAGATTATTCAGTTAGATTTATATCTTTGCGGCGCTTTTGGTTTCCGGAATACACCCGGAATTAAAAGGGAATCTGGTGTAAATCCAGAACTGTCCCGCAGCTGTAAGCTCCTTAACCGAGGTACGATTTAAAGTCACTGTTATTCACGTAATGGGAAGACCATACTTAGGGGAGCAAGTCAGAAGACCTGCCTTTAGCATTTATGATTCATAGCTTTCGGGGATTGAAGCTGGAATGAGGATACTCTATTTTTAGGGTACCCATGTTCTTTTTATTCCGTTTGCTGTGGTTTAAAGCAGAAGATGAATATAAAACAAACCATAGTAGCAATGTTTTGCCTGGGAATACTTGCCGTATCCTGCAAAAAAGAAGAAACAGAAATCGCCAGATTAACCTATCAGGCGGAGAGCGACAGTCTGATGACCGTTAAGGCAGGGAAGGAGTTGATCCTTGCACCTCAAATCATAGGTAAAACCAGCCGATATCAATGGGTAGAGAATGGAAAGGATGTCGCGAGTACCGCAACTTATACCTTTAAAAAAGCTGAACCAGGAATTTACAATATCGAGTTTACGGTAGAGAATGATAAAGGTAAAACTTCCCTTAATTATCGTGTAAAAGTGCTTGGTCCTTACGGCGATGGAGTTTTACTGTTAAGTTATACCGATGAAACTGGCTTTGGGAATTCTAGTTTATCACACATCGATGAAGATGGAACCATTCAGCTGAACATTTTTTCAAAGGCTAACCCTGGTGCTGCTTTATCCCCGGAAGCAAACAGCTTATATTACTTCAATAATCAATACTACATCACCTCTTCTTCAGGACCAAATTTCCTGAGCGTTGTAGATGCACAAACTATGAAGTTAAACTATGTAGTTAATAAATCTGCTGCGAGCGAAGTGACTTATTTTGCCACAACAGACGGAAAAACAGGTTATGTAAATGTAACCAATCGTAGGAAATCAGGTCTGTACACAGTTGATCTCACCAATAAAAGTATTAGCTCAACGATTCTGGAAGGAAGCAAGGAAGTATCGCTGGTACCCATCAATACAGTGAATCAGACCATTGTTACTGGAGCCGGTAAACAGCTGATAAAAGTAGAAGGCGGCAAAGTTGTGGTATTGAATAGCTATAAAGAAAATGTGGCTGGAGTAGTCAGAAGTGGCGATAACAGCTATTGGGTAGGCGTTCAGGGAAGTACGGCTAACAAAGCCAAATTCGTCAAGCTAGACAAAAGCAATAAAGGAGTAGACTCCGTGGAACTGTCCGCTAATTTCAAAGTTCCTGCAAATGGCATCCTGACCTCAGGTGGAAAAGACGAATATTTGTACTGGCAGGAAACCTCCAGAGGTGTAATCTGCAGATTTAATACGCGTACTAAAACAGCAGAGGAATTTGTAGATCATGCAAATGCTGGGATCATATTTGCCACGAGCTGGAAAGTCAACCCTAAAAATGGAGAACTTTATGTCGCTGATAGCCCGGAGATATTCTCT
It contains:
- a CDS encoding outer membrane beta-barrel family protein, whose amino-acid sequence is MKTKLQPVFTILLIGILLMVHKTAVAQNSPNTYPLSGKIVDSISRQPLSLITIRLKNDKNEQLKALVTKDSGTFTFPALQEKSYWISITAIGYQQKILHIAVLNKGSQLGTILLQPQVNSLKDVAIISERPIIQHQPDRIIYDLQADPESKGSSVLGMIHKIPFLSLDGSDRVLLKGNSSYQVLINGKPSSIVNGNLSAILSSMPAATIQKIEVITTPPSKYDAEGLAGIINIITNKKLSDGYKGSLNLNGSGPVGGPGAGGSFTAKLGRFGISAFAGAGISHSPATSFQNNRTSSDQSLSSLQQHGFSTSDQRNGYFGTELSYEIDSLQLISGQFNSNGNRTKGNQYTTAFLARENMAVQRYNFANQHIDHSYGTDAAINYQLGFKSTKNQFLTLSYRYIDNPGDQYTKVDFSNQLNHNTADYQQNGQQQFKEQTAQLDFTSRMKRINIETGLKAIFRKSGSDFEYDSLAERSGQFEPVPSLSDQYQHTQNVFSVYNAYQLALDQWNFSLGLRLEHTIMRASFLSSGAIANQSYNQLLPAIAIGKNFKNGSSLNFGWSQRIRRPGINRLNPYTDRSNPNIESTGNPNLRPVLMNSLQTGFSSNKKLSVNLALDYSFMNNLDLKISSYDPENQVTSTTFANVGKAKSLGMNFNFAYPITKWYHLGINGQVMYLWLSGPSDGVIVNNDRYTYFLSLSNALNMISGWRVNANLNIISRNPNGLQGSSNGLISTEIGLNKEILKDKLGFAIGLKNPFTKYRNSSNEWFGYNFQQFSSSQEYFRSFRISLNYNFGGLKNGLKKSKNEIRNDDLSN
- a CDS encoding RNA polymerase sigma factor, with protein sequence MKEDFHAFEQLVKAHKKLVFFVINRLVYGLQDKEDICQEVFIKVYKSLPHFKFESKLSTWIARIAYLTAVNYIKKYKKGFESEYPDHIDQYHFTEETPELVFSKKNISEYINQLIAQMPLPYRTAITLYHLNEFSCKEIEQITGTPEGTVKSNLFRARKLLKEKIEKDFKNEPL
- a CDS encoding DUF5074 domain-containing protein, which gives rise to MNIKQTIVAMFCLGILAVSCKKEETEIARLTYQAESDSLMTVKAGKELILAPQIIGKTSRYQWVENGKDVASTATYTFKKAEPGIYNIEFTVENDKGKTSLNYRVKVLGPYGDGVLLLSYTDETGFGNSSLSHIDEDGTIQLNIFSKANPGAALSPEANSLYYFNNQYYITSSSGPNFLSVVDAQTMKLNYVVNKSAASEVTYFATTDGKTGYVNVTNRRKSGLYTVDLTNKSISSTILEGSKEVSLVPINTVNQTIVTGAGKQLIKVEGGKVVVLNSYKENVAGVVRSGDNSYWVGVQGSTANKAKFVKLDKSNKGVDSVELSANFKVPANGILTSGGKDEYLYWQETSRGVICRFNTRTKTAEEFVDHANAGIIFATSWKVNPKNGELYVADSPEIFSGGEPFSNLFIFDKTGKLRKEVKKAGYQITDIVFPQ